The following proteins are co-located in the Wenzhouxiangella marina genome:
- the murJ gene encoding murein biosynthesis integral membrane protein MurJ, translating into MTLVSRLLGLVRDIVIARWFGASAATDAFVAAFKIPNFLRRLFAEGSFSLAFVPVLSEYKERGDHEALRSLIDATTGVLLAVLLVITAIGVLAAPWVISLFAPGFRENPAQFALATEMLRVTFPYLMLIALTALAGGILNTLGRFALPALTPALLNVSLIVAAVVFSAQFEEPIKALAWGVLVAGLLQLGFLLPSLARHGVLPRPRPDFRHPGVRRILRLMVPTLFGSSVAQISLLLDVLIASLLFTGSISWLYYADRMMEFPLGLFGVALSTVILPALSGLHAGGQSGRFRRTMDWALLLGVVVGIPAAVGLAVLAEPVIIALFQYGAFDPESARMAALALMVYCLGLPAFMGVKILAPGYFSRQDTATPVKIAIIALSTNMLLNVTYVLLLAAWLSGWDFSGGLFETLAAQPGVHVGLALASASSAWLNAGLLWRGLRKLDLAPTLPGIQWLRVALASLVMGGLVAWLMPSAEALLEFGLWTRLAWLGVGVIAGGLVYGLTLLLLGLSPRALLKPSEEGS; encoded by the coding sequence ATGACCCTGGTTTCGCGTCTGCTGGGACTGGTTCGTGACATCGTCATCGCGCGCTGGTTCGGGGCCTCGGCGGCGACCGACGCCTTCGTGGCCGCCTTCAAGATTCCCAATTTCCTGCGTCGCCTGTTTGCCGAGGGCTCGTTTTCCCTGGCCTTCGTCCCGGTGCTGTCCGAGTACAAGGAGCGAGGCGATCACGAAGCGCTTCGCTCCCTGATCGACGCCACGACCGGCGTGCTGCTGGCGGTGCTCCTGGTGATCACGGCGATCGGCGTGCTGGCGGCTCCCTGGGTGATCAGCCTGTTCGCGCCCGGCTTTCGGGAGAATCCGGCGCAGTTCGCCCTGGCCACCGAAATGCTGCGGGTGACCTTCCCGTACCTGATGCTGATCGCCCTGACGGCCCTGGCCGGCGGCATTCTCAACACCCTGGGCCGCTTTGCCCTGCCGGCGCTGACGCCAGCGCTGCTGAACGTTTCCCTGATCGTTGCCGCCGTGGTCTTCAGCGCCCAGTTCGAGGAGCCGATCAAGGCCCTGGCCTGGGGCGTGCTGGTGGCCGGGCTGCTGCAACTCGGCTTCCTTCTGCCTTCCCTGGCTCGGCATGGGGTGCTGCCCAGGCCCCGGCCCGATTTCCGGCACCCGGGCGTGCGCCGGATCCTGCGGCTGATGGTGCCGACCCTGTTCGGCTCCTCGGTCGCCCAGATCAGCCTGCTGCTCGACGTCCTGATCGCCTCGCTGCTTTTCACGGGTTCGATCTCCTGGCTCTATTACGCGGATCGGATGATGGAGTTCCCCCTGGGCCTGTTCGGCGTGGCCCTGTCGACGGTCATCCTGCCGGCCCTGTCCGGCCTGCACGCGGGTGGCCAGTCGGGGCGCTTCCGCCGAACGATGGACTGGGCGCTGCTGCTCGGCGTGGTGGTCGGGATTCCTGCCGCCGTCGGCCTGGCGGTGCTGGCCGAGCCGGTCATCATCGCCCTGTTCCAGTACGGGGCCTTCGACCCCGAGAGCGCGCGCATGGCGGCGCTGGCCCTGATGGTCTACTGCCTCGGCTTGCCGGCCTTCATGGGCGTGAAGATCCTGGCGCCCGGCTACTTCTCCCGCCAGGACACGGCCACACCGGTCAAGATCGCGATCATCGCCCTGTCGACCAATATGCTGCTCAACGTGACCTACGTGCTGCTCCTGGCGGCCTGGTTGTCGGGCTGGGATTTCTCCGGCGGTCTGTTCGAGACCCTGGCGGCGCAGCCCGGCGTTCACGTGGGCCTGGCCCTGGCCTCGGCGAGCTCGGCCTGGCTCAATGCGGGCCTGCTCTGGCGAGGCCTGCGCAAGCTGGATCTGGCACCGACCCTGCCGGGCATCCAGTGGCTCCGGGTGGCCCTGGCCAGCCTGGTCATGGGCGGCCTGGTGGCCTGGCTGATGCCCTCGGCAGAGGCCCTGCTCGAGTTCGGGCTCTGGACTCGCCTGGCCTGGTTGGGGGTGGGTGTGATCGCCGGCGGCCTGGTGTACGGCCTGACGCTTCTGCTACTGGGCTTGAGTCCCAGGGCCCTGCTGAAGCCCTCGGAGGAGGGTTCCTAG
- the rpsT gene encoding 30S ribosomal protein S20 — MANSVSARKRARQAERHRQHNASLRSHVRTKIKKVVNAIEAGDKKAAEEAYKAAVPAIDRSVSKGIMHANKASRHKSRLNQHIRGMSA, encoded by the coding sequence GTGGCCAATAGCGTATCTGCCCGCAAGCGGGCCCGCCAGGCCGAACGGCATCGTCAGCACAACGCGTCGCTTCGTTCACACGTGCGCACCAAGATCAAGAAGGTGGTCAACGCCATCGAAGCCGGCGACAAGAAGGCAGCCGAAGAAGCTTACAAGGCGGCCGTCCCGGCCATCGACCGTTCGGTTTCGAAGGGCATTATGCATGCCAACAAGGCGTCTCGACACAAGTCTCGCCTGAACCAGCATATTCGGGGCATGAGCGCCTGA
- a CDS encoding universal stress protein produces MSTRILVGLDGSPSSRKALDHAIGLAAGASGRLHLVAVACGPDIEMADPDEREILLERARQRCDEHLNTALEATRSCGLEVESHLMEGQPAEQLLGLARKLGIEHIVLGHRRKGLFEQMLMGSVAKRVVDFAPCTVTIVR; encoded by the coding sequence ATGAGCACTCGTATTCTCGTGGGCCTGGACGGCTCGCCATCTTCGCGAAAAGCACTGGACCATGCCATTGGCTTGGCCGCTGGCGCGTCAGGCCGCTTGCATCTGGTCGCCGTTGCCTGCGGCCCCGACATCGAGATGGCCGACCCGGACGAGCGCGAGATCCTGCTCGAGCGCGCCCGACAGCGTTGCGATGAACACCTGAACACAGCGCTGGAGGCAACGCGAAGCTGCGGCCTGGAGGTTGAATCGCACCTGATGGAGGGTCAACCGGCCGAGCAGCTCCTGGGACTGGCGCGAAAACTCGGCATCGAACACATCGTCCTCGGCCATCGGCGCAAGGGTCTGTTCGAGCAGATGCTGATGGGATCGGTGGCCAAGCGGGTGGTGGATTTCGCACCCTGCACCGTGACGATCGTTCGATAG
- a CDS encoding lytic transglycosylase domain-containing protein: MNVSKLFLPGLMLALLMLSDAAVAQIYTYTDENGITVFTDRKPDENRYRVHNLGCYGTCRQGVDWDQTPLRHDAYSAEIQAASEIFGVEQALIRAIMHAESWFQPEAVSRSGAQGLMQLMPATQERFGVEDAFDPLDNITAGVAYLAWLQDEFDRDMTRVIAAYNAGENAVKRHGGVPPYSETREYLRRVNILYRRYRGSS, translated from the coding sequence ATGAACGTGTCCAAGCTGTTCCTGCCAGGACTGATGCTGGCGCTGCTGATGCTCAGCGACGCTGCGGTGGCACAGATCTACACCTATACCGACGAGAACGGGATTACGGTATTTACCGACCGCAAGCCGGACGAAAATCGTTACCGGGTGCACAATCTCGGCTGTTACGGGACCTGTCGACAGGGGGTGGACTGGGATCAAACGCCGCTGCGCCATGACGCCTACTCGGCCGAAATCCAGGCCGCCAGCGAGATCTTCGGTGTCGAGCAGGCCCTGATTCGCGCCATCATGCACGCCGAGTCCTGGTTCCAGCCCGAAGCCGTCTCTCGCTCCGGTGCCCAGGGTCTGATGCAGCTGATGCCGGCAACCCAGGAGCGCTTCGGGGTCGAGGATGCCTTCGACCCGCTCGACAACATCACCGCCGGTGTTGCCTATCTGGCCTGGCTGCAGGACGAATTCGATCGGGACATGACGCGCGTCATCGCGGCCTACAACGCCGGCGAGAATGCGGTCAAGCGCCATGGCGGTGTGCCGCCGTATAGTGAAACCCGCGAATACCTGCGGCGCGTCAACATCCTCTACCGGCGCTACCGCGGATCCAGCTGA
- a CDS encoding SDR family NAD(P)-dependent oxidoreductase — protein sequence MTDTPVTIITGSSRGIGRATAELLAQRGHAVVVSSRNQSSCDAVAEQIRASGGQALAVACHIGHEEALSALVEKTVTHFGRLDSVIMNAASNPVYGPSSEVDREAFDVIMHNNVFGAMRLAHLARPHLQASEQAAIALVSSIAGRFGNRMIGVYGMSKAAEEQLVRNLALELGPAGIRVNAVAPGLVKTDFAQALLDDERMVRYFESTTPLQRLAEPADIAGVLAFLVGPDSAWLSGQVLTADGGLSVTGGF from the coding sequence ATGACCGACACGCCCGTGACCATCATTACCGGATCCAGCCGAGGCATCGGCCGCGCCACCGCCGAACTGCTGGCCCAGCGAGGTCACGCCGTGGTCGTGTCCAGTCGCAACCAGTCCAGCTGTGACGCCGTGGCCGAGCAGATCCGTGCGAGTGGCGGTCAGGCGCTGGCCGTGGCCTGCCACATCGGTCATGAAGAGGCCTTGAGCGCCCTGGTCGAGAAGACCGTGACCCATTTCGGTCGCCTGGACAGCGTGATCATGAACGCCGCGAGCAATCCGGTCTACGGGCCCTCCAGCGAGGTCGACCGAGAGGCCTTCGATGTCATCATGCACAACAACGTGTTCGGGGCCATGCGCCTGGCGCACCTGGCACGCCCGCATCTTCAGGCCAGCGAGCAGGCCGCCATTGCCCTGGTGTCCTCGATCGCCGGTCGCTTCGGCAATCGGATGATCGGCGTCTACGGCATGTCCAAGGCGGCCGAGGAGCAGTTGGTCCGCAATCTGGCGCTGGAGCTCGGCCCGGCCGGCATCCGGGTCAATGCGGTGGCCCCGGGCCTGGTCAAGACCGACTTCGCTCAGGCCCTGCTGGACGATGAGCGCATGGTGCGCTATTTTGAATCCACGACGCCGCTGCAGCGCCTGGCCGAGCCGGCCGATATCGCGGGCGTTCTGGCGTTTCTGGTCGGACCGGATTCGGCCTGGCTGTCGGGGCAGGTACTGACCGCCGATGGCGGCCTGTCGGTGACCGGCGGCTTCTGA